The Melitaea cinxia chromosome 9, ilMelCinx1.1, whole genome shotgun sequence DNA segment CTAAGCTTGGGTATGAGTAGTCTAAATcacctgtaaataaaaaaaaataacactgtCAAGTAATGTTACAGTTAACACTAAAGATAATATATGATTTAGACTAGAATTTTTTTGCAACGAAACACGAATCCAAGATTCATACTACAATGTCATCTCTAAATGTACATTATTGTTGTAGTAGACAGCACCTACGcggtgtggttacggcattaaagaatatagccaccccctctcttcccgtgggtgtcgtaagaggcgactgagggataacaaagttccactaccaccttggaacttaaaaagccgaccgatcgcgatcgcgggataaccatccaacagctgggtttgaaatacacaggccgcagacgggcagcagagtctttagtgcgacaaagccagccctgcggtgaacaacccgcttgcccagcgtgctgactatgggcaaaacacatgagttcacgccatttttggcgcgaacttatggaggcctatgtccagcagtgaactgtattaggctgaaatgatagtgataatgatgatgagacAGTACCTAGCAAATACagctttttagtttttaaaatattacagtttCAGATAGTATAACTTACCTTTTGAAAATTGACTGTGTAATGTAACGTCAATTCTTCCATGTTCATCAAAAGATGCTGCTTTTCCATTAGCGTAGCTTATAGCTGTGTAAGGTTTCCCATCATCACCAGTAGATGTGTCAACTACTCCTAGAATATCATTGCCTCTAGATGGATATCCAGCTACAGTCATTGTGTGTGCGTGGTCTGAGGACACGACGATAAGTGTATTCTCTTCGCTTGTTAGTTCTTTCGCCTTTTTAACTGCTTTACTATATTCAACTGTTTCATCTAGTGCTAAACGTGCTAAACTGTCGTGATGCGCGTGGTCTATTCTGCCAcctatgacaaaaaaatatgtgttcGTTCAATCATTCCAAATGCAACGTAGGCACAGCAATGCAAAGATATCATATGTCTTATTACCTTTAAAtggaatataattgtttttgatgGTGAGGAAGGAAAAACGAAAAGAAAGGATTTGAATATGGAAATAAAAGTTAGGCACACAATGCCGAATTATCTTTTTAAGTTTGTATAGCAAAAGATTAAATAtaacgttaaaattttaaacgaaaattatcttttttcttttgtcGTAGTAATTACTGAAAACCTGCGATTAAGACCAGTTTAGTCTGTAACTAGGTCTCGGTTTTTTTCAATGTTATAgtatatagtaaaattatatgagatactttttttttcattgttatcTACAAGGAAAAAAAGTATGTCATTTTCCTGTTCACTTCCGcttcgaaatatattttatatttttttaccgaagACAGTAAAAAAGGACATAGCATTGAAATCTTACGaagtattttttctttcaattctTTTTATTCTAAGACTAACGTTATTATTAATACTACTTTGATTAATagaaagttttatataattaaataaaaagtttaagggtaatttatacaaacttaattttttaaggaGCAATAATGGCGTAAAAGTATCTAATAATGTTTGAAACGAACGTAAAACCGCACGGGAAATGTTGTGACTAAAACCTCAAAAAATTCTTGTATGTATCAAAAAACAAGGCTATAAAACATAACACTAAACAGTGTAAACGGAATACCTACAATAATTTTATCTCACTTATTTACATGGACATGACACATTTTACTGTTGAACTAGCTGTTACCCACGACTTTGCTTGCGTAAACATCTTTACAAAGAGGTGATAAAGTAGTCCTTAAGTAGTCTAATGCCTAATTTATGGCCTCTTTGtataacacaattattgacTTTTGTGTGCTACTACCAGACTGCTCGCTCCGCAAAGCTGTCGTGTGAACAACATTGACGAACACTTGTGCGAAATAAAGTCTTAAGTTCGCTTCAGCCATTTTTaggttatttaaattgtataaagaACTAAACCCCTATTTTACTACCCAGAATTTACGTAAACGATAGAATACGACAGAAGACAGAAGCTCGAAACGCAGGTATACAATCAaaaccctaaaaataaaattttatactacaTGTACGATCGTGGCGAATCTTACATTTTTTGGGTATCACCGTTTTCTTCAGTCCATGCCAATAATGTAACTACAActaggtatatttttatcaataatgatttttataagACCAAGTTAAAAAATCATAAGCAACGTTAAGTCAACCTACCTTCCACAAACAAGAAGTACCCATTTTCATTCCTGCTCAGCATTTTAATGGCAACTTCTACCATTTCTTCCAGCGTTGGTTGATTGTTTGCCTTTAAGTGGTAATCCATGTGATCGCTTTGAAAGAGTCCTAGAAGATATTCGGGGAGATCGTCTGAATTGAATACctgtaatatttcatttttttttttcttttaaaatcggAAAACCTTTAATTCTTTGggttcattattttaattgcatTAAAATTCAAGAAGAAGACAGTAAATAACCGTTTcctatgaaatatttttattgttatcattTGTCAAAGGTACACTAATTAACCgactttttaattaatgttgaCGATATAACATTAACTAATAACAAATTTCTTATTgccaatttataaattacaaggTTGGCAATTAACTGAATTATTTAATCGTTTACGTGTATATAAGATGGCCTCCTCctacaaatactaaaaataaaaaactagtaGGATATAGATAGgtataatattggtatattacaatatatatgcCAAATAGTGACTTGACAATGCTActggtaaaaattaatatatcaaaatcttgTTATCgatctgtatttttattattttcattctcATAGATTTGCCTAACCTTTGCCTTTTGTtagtatataagtaaaatagGTTTCCGCTGCGAGTTCGCCTGCGTGAACCAAACGATTAACAGTGATAGCGTAGCATTCTAATGGTTAAAGGATTTTCGAATTCAGTCCAacagtttttgagtttattcgtTAGAAACACTTCGGTTCGCTTAagccgaaaataaaaatcatcatatcaaaaatttcgctctagcgggtacatcgttccatagcttaattggctagagctccgacacggtcagtcggagacgcgggttcgaaccctgctggaacggtcaattcttgatatgttatttaaaaaaaaaaacactttaaaatgcaatttttctttttcataatattagatTCCTCTTTACAAAATCAGTTTAAACTGGAGTAACAGTGAAAGTGTTTTCTTAGATTTATGTTTCAGTTATACCTTCATCAGCTCACTTCTGTCAGCGACGTATTGATGTGTCGCGTTCATGCTAATCTTGTCTTCGTGCCAAAGGTCGACGAGATCAAGGCCGTCGAGACGTCTGCCAGTGTTGTTGGTGAAAGGCTTGCTGATGTTTGGCATAAATTCTTGACGTCCACCGCCCATAATAACCTTAAAACAACATGAtgattaaatgtataaaattttattaattttctcatATTATCATATAAGTTGATTCAAAAAGATgttgtgaatattttatttttttatttttgtaatccattgaatttttaaattttttaaagcacAAGTATAGTACATAATTTAATTccgtttttgtttgtttttgtacgtgtttcgaaataaatttattttaaaataataaacgggATAGTTTCTCCTTAAGTAATTACTTCTTAAGAACTATTactggaatatttaaaaatgtatttatctcTTTTTCGCCAGAGACGTAAAGCGGTCAATCTTAATTGGAGGTGTTACTGTTCGAATGATTTCGctctccatatttttttataccatggGCGAATAGGTATATCCTTTTTTAAGgagtaaaaaccaaaaaatgtgtaaaattttaaccataattaatttccGATACCATAATATTTCACTAACCCAACGACTTAATACAGCAAAATTAAATCAACATCGTGGTTTTTGAAGAGTAGGTACATATCAAGTTAGACCCATTACATTAAATCTCGTTtgatagtaaattaattaataacatgcCAATCAGTTTATTTCCTGCATTGACTTTCGATCCTAAATAGACTATTATCATACAGACACGAGGAAATTATTATCTCTTTAATGATAaggattaaaatattaataacagcTTTGTTCTCGTCTCAATAATGAATATAGTATAAAAGCAAATTGCTGCATataattgtgaaataaaatataagtaaaacatAATTGATTTTGCTCGCAAATTAAAcgaacttcaattacatagacaagtaatacgacgtaggcaGTCGATAAAACAGTAagtttgtgtaaaaattactcGTCCGATCTCAATCATACGACAAGCACcagtttttgaataaaaaatattacttaactcagtacacccagtaaaaatttatgaagtaaCAAAGGTAAAAAGTGTGattgtacttatgtacgcacgtaagtagttatacttcattggctagctaacttcacgttgctaaattcttcttcgttgactaactaacttcagggtgttggTTATTTTATGAAGTTTGCACGcgcatattaaaaatttacataatttttctctaacgcgcaaaaaaaagtataacttcaaattttacatttttatggtTGACGGATAAAAATGCGTAGTCAGTCTGCCCGTTAAATTAACTTCTACCGTTGAACATGAAAATTAATGACATAATCGTATATCTCATTTCCACTAATGATAGCTCATGTATCACTTGATAACTCGTTGTagtacgaataaaaaataatgctatGTTATCAACTAAACGATCTCATAGTCAAGTATTTATccattcatataaaaaattgttaaaaacgcTGTCTGTTTTAATTTGAGAAGTATTTAGGTAAAATTAGGGTTTTTTTAAGCGTCGGAAGccacacaaaaatatttttgggtaACTACTAAATGTTTGAAGACATTTGTACGCGCGTCAAGTTTAAAGTTAAGTacgttaaaataactttttacaaaagaaaaaaaagagaagAAATCCCGTTTCTCGGTAAAAAATAATTGCGATATACATAAGTACAAACGAATTAATATAACATTGAAATATATGTACTTCAGTCATGGAACGTATCGTGAAAAAATGAATACAGTAATATTTATGGATTATTGAAAAACAATGTATGTCATAAATCCTACTAATTAACTTACACAAGTGTTAAGTTTATGTGTTTTTCTATTGAAGATTAATGACTCTAATAAGAATACTCGTGTTTTAGAGTTTTTGAAAGAGACATAATCTACATTCAAAATGTTACGGTGGTAACATAACTTTAGAagtattcattaattaattaaaacaaatataattatattttctagaaTAATGAttcaaaattacttttgaaGCTTCttgaataaactaatttttcgatttaaattttaaaagtaacgaaattgtttgtttatttcattgatCATTCAAACacgttatattaaaaataacatctaGTACGCGTTTGTTAACAGGTGcctgtaaaaagtttttaatgctTATATTATCTGAGATAAAACTTGTTTGTAAAAAGTCTGTCTTAGTTCTtagaatgtttttaaaattcaaaatatttgtaggtacaaattaataacgaaaaaaacttaatagattttatttgaatagCAAACTCTATCTGGTCTGAATCTGATAttaggtacataataatatgtagatattttttttttatattatacaactaggtcggcaaacaagcgacgGCCAACTAGATTCCGAAATACAAGATTTACCAAAAAAGAAGTACCGAGCTAAGTTCGGTTTTCCCGATACTGTAGTTTAAACGTTAATTATACTTTAAGATTTccataaattacattacataatgGTACATTTACATTACGAAGCCATACGTGGTCatgaataaaatgaaataacgtATATACCATAACAAAAGTTAATGtctttatatgtaggtataaacataaatattataagaaagattattattattattatgtgactagatcggctaacaagcgtacggctcacgtgatgataagcgatttacgtagcttatagatgcctgcaataccagaagcatcgcaaacgcggtgccgaccctatccccaattccccccaggaactcttgTCCccatactcaccaacaggaacagaactctgcttgaaaatagtgttatttagctgtgatattctgtgaggtcgaggtactagccccgtcgagctgctccatattttgagcaggaaatttcctgctgtgccttacttacctcagttaagttaTTGTAATTGTTTACTTTATTTGCAAGCATTTGTCCTTGTCTACCTAACACTaagtaaaaatcaaaaagtaattttcTGTATGGTTCTCACCTgcttttatgtacttatttgtgtatttgtatgcaTCTAAATGCGAGAGTGTGTGTGattgtgtctgtgtgtatgcgtgtgtttgtatgtgtgtgtgtgtttgtgtgttttcTATAAAATGTTTATGCATTAATTTGTGTGAAATTTACCTTGAACTGTCGCCCAGGATTTGTAGTAATCAGCTGATAAGCTATATCCTTGCAGCCCAAACTCAGGCACTCTTCTGGTACATCAGCGTCTGACTCCCAGTTCCTCTCAGACGTATGTGCGTACATTCCCGCCGGGGAAGCGTGTGTCACTCTTGTTGTTGTGACAATAcctaagaaaataaataaaacttgtagtctttcgactaattggaaggtccttttctatatttgcagggcgcaggcgtaggttatactcgcactctttacaatattatatggGTAGTACTTCAAAAGATTATAACGAAATTGTAATGTCTACCGAACATGTGGATACATGCGCGCTCTTCagcgatccgatccaatctatcgtgtggcatagggagtaactcagagcagtgcctaggacttgcgacccaggtgtaggtttaaggagatctcctttgagatacgtatcaacgctcaccttcactgctcgagttatacgcctcgcctagccaaattaatcgtaatagataacaattaattcgtttgcacaaattaattattgaatgagtctaggttaagctactagcaggatacaacaagtgtatcgtgccaagccagagccaagactgccttagcggcggttccactgttcgttttatacacgtcagaataactcgagtgatataataagtgagggtagttgaatatcgaacgatgtgcatctgttgtttataaattccttactaattgcgtacgacagtgctattgctgacaAACTTATATCATGGTTGTTTACATATGAAAGGCGAAGAGATGGTTTTTAGTTTTCGGTTATTTgtcttaattgttttattttctttgtggTTATTTgtcttattgtttttattttgtcctttttgttatttgtttttttattaaaaacaatttggtTGTAAGGTGGTTATGTTAAGGATACTTTAAGCTAAATTGTATGTTATCAATAGGTTGGTtctaaaaatagtgtaattagactaaaatgtataaatcctaacttattataaaagttaatttagtcttcaattaatttaaacttaatttaaaaatgttattgaaaCATTTGGACTACTCGTGTAGTTTGCTAGCCGTTCTCTATCATATTTTATCTGTGAAGTTTTTGTTTCGACTAGGATCTTCCGATCGGAATACTGGTAGTTGCGAATACAGTtgattttaagaataaattacaTTCAATTGAATACAATTCAAATGTTGACGTTACCCAGCGTTTATCAATTTTAGCTTCATATGTACATATTAGTACTTAGCTTTGGTTTTAACAGTTTAAGTTCCGTGATAAGAAATCATTGAGCAAGGTACCGACTATCAAGAAAGTTAAAATTGATACTATTAATGACATAATAGTTTCCAAACAAATATATTGCTgaactttaaaaacattaaattaaaatattatttgtacgaCCGCTAAAGATGTTTAAGTTCTCTCGTGACCTTGGTTGCTGTAAATTATCCTAAACGTCGatcatctaaaaaaaaaactaataaactgTGATAAAATCCGCAAAAGTTGTTTCatcataaaaagttttaaatcattaataatatattaattaaagtataaaactAGTTATTTCTttacaatgtaaattaatatttatacaaaaagtttttttataagaatcatTTAAATTCCAATGTTAATACAGTTCAGTGACATAAATATCAAAGGATTGCTTATTTGCAATAAACGTTTAAAAACGATTAGACAGGATGAGTATCATATTACAAATggataattaactattaaaatggTAGAACATTGCTTTGTTTTGTGTCATTGGATTAGACACTAGTACAAACGGGGAACAAAAAGATATATGACTAATAGACGATTCTATGATAAAAACACCGTCTCAAATGTA contains these protein-coding regions:
- the LOC123656411 gene encoding membrane-bound alkaline phosphatase-like; this encodes MSRAQFFIILLAINIIDAEDVTLIPKPKKVLDTVMNPSYIPADEKHGSYWRKSASEVIKSKLKETLNTNKAKNGILFIGDGMSLATVMAARTFAGQLERELGEDNILNFEKFPVTGLARTYCIDAQVPDSACTATSYLTGVKTKYGVIGLDGNVTRGSCFSQLYKSNWSPSIGQWALAKGLDVGIVTTTRVTHASPAGMYAHTSERNWESDADVPEECLSLGCKDIAYQLITTNPGRQFKVIMGGGRQEFMPNISKPFTNNTGRRLDGLDLVDLWHEDKISMNATHQYVADRSELMKVFNSDDLPEYLLGLFQSDHMDYHLKANNQPTLEEMVEVAIKMLSRNENGYFLFVEGGRIDHAHHDSLARLALDETVEYSKAVKKAKELTSEENTLIVVSSDHAHTMTVAGYPSRGNDILGVVDTSTGDDGKPYTAISYANGKAASFDEHGRIDVTLHSQFSKGDLDYSYPSLVPLDSETHGGEDVAVFASGPWQHLFTSSYEQSVIPHMMAYAMCLDDNPHENCRPKIQRAFWTSNGLS